From one Ammospiza caudacuta isolate bAmmCau1 chromosome 8, bAmmCau1.pri, whole genome shotgun sequence genomic stretch:
- the PDK1 gene encoding pyruvate dehydrogenase (acetyl-transferring) kinase isozyme 1, mitochondrial: MRLLRALMRGAAPGNIPQQVDFYSRFSPSPLSMKQFLDFGSENACEKTSFMFLRQELPVRLANIMKEISLLPDNLLRTPSVQLVQSWYVQSLQEILDFKDKSSEDSGTVQSFTDTVIKIRNRHNDVIPTMAQGVIEYKESFGIDPVTSQNVQYFLDRFYMSRISIRMLLNQHSLLFGGKINPAHPKHIGSIDPNCNVVEVIKDGYENAKSLCDLYYMSSPELILEELNSKSPGQPMQVVYVPSHLYHMVFELFKNAMRATMEHHADRGIYPAIHVQITLGNEDLTVKMSDRGGGVPMRKIDRLFNYMYSTAPRPRVETSRATPLAGFGYGLPISRLYAQYFQGDLKLYSLEGYGTDAVIYIKALSTESIERLPVYNKAAWKHYKANHEADDWCVPSSEPKDMTTFRSM, translated from the exons ATGAGGCTGCTGCGCGCCCTTATGCGCGGCGCTGCCCCGGGCAACATCCCGCAGCAGGTGGACTTCTACTCACGCTTCTCCCCCTCGCCGCTCTCCATGAAGCAATTTCTGGACTTCG GGTCTGAAAATGCTTGTGAAAAGACCTCATTTATGTTTCTGCGACAAGAGCTGCCGGTGAGGTTGGCAAACATAATGAAGGAAATCAGCTTGCTTCCAGACAACCTCCTGAGAACACCTTCAGTTCAGCTGGTGCAGAGCTG GTATGTCCAAAGTCTTCAGGAGATTCTTGACTTTAAGGACAAAAGCTCAGAAGATTCAGGGACTGTTCAAAG TTTTACAGACACTGTGATAAAAATCCGGAACCGCCACAATGATGTCATTCCTACGATGGCTCAAGGAGTGATAGAATACAAGGAGAGCTTTGGCATTGATCCAGTCACCTCCCAGAACGTGCAGTATTTCTTAGACCGCTTCTACATGAGTCGCATTTCAATCAGAATGCTCCTTAATCAACACT CTTTACTGTTTGGTGGGAAAATTAATCCAGCTCATCCAAAACATATTGGAAGCATCGATCCTAACTGCAATGTTGTTGAAGTTATTAAAG ATGGCTATGAAAATGCCAAGAGCCTTTGTGATTTATATTACATGAGCTCTCCAGAACTTATCCTTGAAGAGTTGAATT CTAAATCACCAGGACAGCCTATGCAAGTGGTGTATGTGCCATCACATCTCTATCACATGGTTTTTGAACTTTTCAAG AATGCAATGAGAGCTACCATGGAACATCATGCTGATCGAGGCATTTATCCTGCAATTCATGTACAAATCACGTTGGGAAATGAGGATTTAACTGTGAag ATGAGTGACCGTGGTGGTGGTGTTCCTATGAGGAAAATTGACAGACTGTTCAACTATATGTATTCAACAGCACCACGTCCTCGTGTTGAGACATCACGAGCTACACCTTTG GCTGGATTTGGTTATGGCTTACCCATATCACGTCTGTATGCACAGTACTTCCAAGGAGACCTGAAACTGTATTCCTTAGAAGGCTATGGTACAGATGCAGTTATTTACATCAAG GCCTTATCAACAGAATCAATTGAAAGACTCCCTGTATACAACAAAGCAGCCTGGAAACATTATAAAGCAAACCATGAAGCTGATGACTGGTGTGTGCCAAGCAGTGAGCCAAAGGACATGACCACTTTTCGGAGTATGTAG